One segment of Shewanella piezotolerans WP3 DNA contains the following:
- a CDS encoding Rrf2 family transcriptional regulator, with protein sequence MQLTRYTDFGLRTLMYLALHPERESLFRISEITDVFDLSANHISKVVHHLGKLGYLKTVRGKSGGFKLAMPASEINVGDVVRALENSLSSIDCSKPYCLFTPACKLKGVLAEAVNAYLAVLDGYTLEMIVTNKKELKSLLPDLSISILQ encoded by the coding sequence ATGCAATTAACTCGTTACACTGATTTTGGCTTAAGAACACTTATGTATCTGGCTTTACATCCTGAGCGTGAGTCACTTTTCCGGATCTCTGAAATTACCGATGTTTTTGATTTGTCGGCAAACCACATCTCTAAGGTTGTGCATCACCTCGGCAAGCTGGGATATTTAAAGACTGTTAGAGGTAAAAGTGGTGGCTTTAAACTAGCAATGCCTGCTAGTGAGATTAACGTTGGTGATGTGGTAAGAGCACTAGAGAACTCACTGTCTTCAATTGATTGCAGTAAGCCATATTGTTTGTTTACACCTGCCTGTAAGCTTAAAGGCGTATTAGCTGAAGCGGTAAACGCTTACTTGGCTGTTCTAGATGGTTATACGCTTGAGATGATCGTTACTAATAAAAAAGAGTTAAAGTCGCTATTACCAGATCTTTCCATCTCAATCCTGCAGTAA
- a CDS encoding divergent polysaccharide deacetylase family protein yields the protein MRYLLLCFLLFSSSSFAARIAIIIDDIGYRQSDKAVLALPPSVTLSVLPLTPLGKAVATKAHQQGSEILVHLPMQALNGKTIGPGALTNAMSEQDFKLQLEQAIDSVPFASGANNHMGSLLTQLDKPMHWVMDTLLQRDIYFIDSVTTKFTQAGAVAESVGVPLLKRTIFLDNDKTDAGLELQFQKAIALTKTQTDVVVIAHPYPETLTFLNNNLHRLAQANIALVPPSKLLPIGITSKNNTALLQD from the coding sequence GTGCGCTATCTATTACTTTGTTTTCTACTATTTAGTTCAAGTTCATTTGCAGCAAGGATTGCTATCATTATTGACGATATAGGTTATCGTCAATCTGACAAAGCAGTGCTAGCACTACCGCCTAGCGTGACTCTTTCGGTGTTACCACTCACGCCTTTGGGTAAAGCTGTCGCCACTAAAGCGCACCAACAAGGTAGCGAGATATTAGTGCACCTACCTATGCAGGCACTGAATGGCAAAACAATTGGTCCAGGCGCTTTAACCAATGCCATGTCTGAACAGGATTTTAAACTGCAATTGGAACAGGCTATCGATAGCGTACCTTTTGCATCTGGTGCGAATAACCATATGGGAAGTTTGCTTACCCAGCTCGATAAACCCATGCATTGGGTAATGGATACTCTTCTTCAGCGAGATATTTATTTTATAGACAGTGTGACAACCAAATTCACTCAAGCAGGTGCTGTGGCGGAAAGCGTTGGCGTACCTTTATTAAAGCGGACTATTTTTCTTGATAATGACAAAACAGATGCGGGTTTAGAGTTGCAGTTTCAAAAAGCAATAGCGCTAACTAAAACTCAAACTGATGTAGTCGTAATCGCTCATCCCTACCCTGAAACGCTTACTTTCTTAAATAACAATCTACACCGGCTAGCACAAGCTAACATTGCACTCGTGCCACCATCAAAGCTGTTACCTATTGGCATTACGAGTAAGAATAATACCGCTTTACTGCAGGATTGA
- a CDS encoding S41 family peptidase, whose amino-acid sequence MSGIIRNFSFAAAGLALGLSLTLFGQEHTQQYKTRVDYPVLLDVIDTIETYYVKKFTEEELIEAAIEGIFSKLDPYSSFLDKQAFSNIQESNDGEYYGFGVEIATDNDQITIVTPFPQSPAELAGIMPGDRIIKLNQQLVTADKLESLLSEIKQHSYDKQAIDLELVRANSETSYKVTISPSLISINSVEAQLLDNQIGYIRLSSFQENSTQDLVKQLALWQTKPLNGLILDLRNNPGGLLDQAIQIADIFLDRGRIVATEGRFFDANSDYYASPQTMVKSVPMLVLINKGSASASEVLAAALQENGRAKLIGQTSFGKGTVQSLIPTLTEGNAIKLTIAKYTTPNGKDIHSRGIEPDIKVALETITTDESMPIIDANSLRGDIAEDKLVNSAIAWIKTEK is encoded by the coding sequence ATGTCAGGTATTATTCGTAATTTTAGTTTCGCTGCCGCTGGGTTAGCATTGGGCTTGTCGCTCACACTCTTTGGGCAAGAACACACTCAACAATATAAGACCCGAGTTGACTATCCTGTTCTGCTCGATGTCATCGACACAATTGAAACCTACTACGTAAAAAAATTCACCGAAGAAGAGCTTATCGAAGCTGCTATTGAGGGCATATTTTCCAAGCTTGATCCTTACTCTAGCTTTCTAGATAAACAGGCTTTTTCAAATATCCAAGAGAGCAACGACGGTGAGTACTATGGATTCGGGGTTGAGATTGCGACAGACAACGACCAAATAACCATTGTAACCCCCTTCCCTCAATCGCCCGCAGAACTAGCAGGTATCATGCCGGGCGATAGAATTATTAAGCTTAACCAACAATTAGTCACCGCAGATAAATTAGAGAGCTTGCTCAGCGAAATTAAACAGCACAGCTATGATAAACAAGCGATTGACTTAGAACTTGTACGAGCAAACTCAGAGACGAGCTATAAAGTCACCATCAGCCCAAGCCTTATCTCTATTAACTCGGTAGAGGCGCAACTCTTAGACAATCAAATTGGCTATATAAGACTGTCTAGCTTCCAAGAGAACTCAACACAAGACCTCGTGAAACAGCTAGCACTGTGGCAAACAAAGCCTCTAAACGGGCTGATTCTCGATCTTAGAAACAATCCAGGTGGTTTGCTGGACCAAGCAATACAGATAGCAGATATATTTTTGGACAGAGGAAGAATAGTTGCAACAGAGGGACGCTTCTTTGATGCAAACTCTGACTATTATGCTTCACCACAAACAATGGTCAAAAGCGTACCTATGCTAGTGTTAATTAATAAGGGTTCGGCTTCGGCGTCAGAAGTACTGGCGGCAGCACTACAAGAAAATGGCAGAGCAAAACTCATCGGTCAAACCAGCTTCGGCAAAGGAACTGTACAGAGCCTTATCCCAACGCTAACTGAAGGTAATGCAATTAAGCTCACCATCGCTAAATACACCACTCCAAATGGTAAAGATATACACTCAAGAGGGATCGAGCCAGATATAAAAGTGGCACTAGAGACTATAACAACGGATGAAAGTATGCCTATAATCGATGCAAACTCACTCCGTGGTGATATTGCTGAAGATAAACTTGTTAACTCAGCAATTGCCTGGATTAAAACAGAAAAATAA
- a CDS encoding murein hydrolase activator EnvC family protein, which produces MTIRLFIKASIVAGFISLPLSVQATDLDRRQSELKSIQTQINKQQSAVKDTNKQRDRLISLLKKDEQAIATVAKRVNKTKQDLTSIDKALAELSVKFTQLDKLKTIQQKTLSNQLASAYLAGNHDYSKMLLNQQSPASIERLLAYYQYLNNARIASIKQLQTTIVELDEVKLKQQENQTRLNKLVIEQQQQAKRLDQEQSQRQQTLTQLQRTLTSSGAKLEQLQIEEASLKRVVEQALLAMKNNPSLDGLSSKRKLKWPTKGRIKSGFGSKRSGQVKWKGVTISASEGQNIAAIAGGKVIYADWLRGFGMVLVVDHGKGYMSLYGHAQTLLKSAGDSVIKGESIALVGRSGGQTESGLYFEVRHKGQAVDPARYCKR; this is translated from the coding sequence ATGACCATTCGACTTTTTATCAAAGCCAGCATTGTTGCTGGCTTTATATCACTGCCCTTATCTGTCCAAGCGACCGATCTTGATCGTCGTCAATCTGAACTTAAGTCAATTCAAACCCAGATTAATAAACAACAATCTGCGGTAAAAGACACCAATAAGCAACGAGATCGCTTAATTTCGCTACTAAAGAAAGATGAGCAAGCGATTGCAACAGTCGCTAAAAGAGTTAATAAAACTAAGCAAGATTTAACCAGTATAGATAAAGCACTGGCAGAACTCAGCGTGAAGTTCACCCAGCTAGATAAACTCAAAACGATTCAGCAGAAAACATTATCAAATCAACTTGCTAGTGCATATCTAGCCGGTAACCATGACTACAGTAAAATGTTGCTCAATCAACAATCACCAGCCAGTATTGAGCGCTTGCTAGCCTATTATCAGTACTTGAACAATGCCCGTATAGCCTCAATTAAACAACTACAGACCACCATTGTTGAGCTTGATGAGGTCAAACTCAAACAGCAAGAAAACCAAACTCGACTCAACAAATTAGTCATTGAGCAGCAACAGCAAGCAAAGCGTTTAGACCAAGAGCAGTCCCAGCGTCAACAAACACTCACTCAATTACAGCGAACTCTAACTAGCAGTGGTGCCAAACTAGAGCAACTTCAAATTGAAGAAGCCAGCTTAAAGCGAGTTGTCGAACAAGCGCTATTAGCAATGAAAAATAACCCGTCGCTCGATGGGTTATCAAGTAAACGCAAACTTAAATGGCCCACAAAGGGGCGTATTAAATCTGGTTTTGGTAGTAAACGCTCTGGCCAAGTGAAGTGGAAAGGCGTCACGATCTCAGCTTCTGAAGGACAAAACATTGCTGCAATTGCAGGTGGAAAGGTTATCTATGCCGATTGGCTACGTGGCTTCGGCATGGTACTAGTCGTCGATCACGGTAAAGGCTATATGAGCTTATATGGTCACGCACAAACTCTTTTAAAGTCAGCAGGTGACTCTGTTATTAAAGGAGAATCGATAGCATTAGTCGGTCGTTCAGGTGGACAGACCGAGTCTGGCCTATACTTTGAAGTAAGACATAAGGGGCAAGCGGTCGATCCTGCTAGATATTGTAAGCGGTAG
- the gpmM gene encoding 2,3-bisphosphoglycerate-independent phosphoglycerate mutase, whose protein sequence is MTTRKRPLALLILDGWGYRENTQENAVFHAKTPVLDKLNAQYPNSLISGSGIDVGLPDGQMGNSEVGHINIGSGRIVYQELTRIGKAIDDGEFDTNPTLTKAIDDAIKANGAVHIMGLLSPGGVHSHQDHIEAMCRLAVKRGATKVYLHAFLDGRDTPPRSAKSGLVHFEEMFKTLGTGQVASLIGRYYAMDRDNRWDRVSQAYELITEGKGLHTVATAVEGIEAAYARDENDEFVGSTVIPDANGNIAKLADNDALIFMNFRADRARQITRSFVNADFDGFERAVTPNAHFVMLTEYAADIDAAIAYPSTDLVNTLGETLQDQNMTQLRISETEKYAHVTFFFNGGKEEPFKGEDRILVQSPKVATYDLQPEMSSTELTDKLVAAIESTDYDVIICNYPNGDMVGHTGNFDAAVKACEAVDSCLGRVVEALDKVGGECLITADHGNAEQMTDEATGQAHTAHTSELVPLIYVGRDADIEKGGRLSDLAPTMLTLMGREVPEEMTGRAIIKLKE, encoded by the coding sequence ATGACGACACGCAAACGCCCGTTGGCATTGCTGATCCTCGATGGCTGGGGTTACCGTGAAAATACGCAAGAAAATGCTGTTTTTCATGCAAAAACTCCTGTTCTCGATAAGCTAAATGCACAATATCCAAACAGTTTAATCTCAGGTTCTGGGATTGATGTTGGCTTACCAGATGGCCAAATGGGTAACTCTGAAGTTGGCCACATCAATATCGGTTCTGGCCGTATTGTTTACCAAGAGCTCACTCGTATAGGTAAAGCTATCGATGATGGTGAGTTCGATACGAACCCAACACTAACTAAAGCTATTGATGATGCTATCAAGGCAAATGGTGCAGTGCATATTATGGGGTTGTTGTCGCCAGGGGGGGTGCATAGCCATCAAGACCATATTGAAGCTATGTGCCGCCTCGCCGTTAAACGCGGTGCAACCAAGGTTTATCTTCATGCCTTTTTAGATGGGCGCGATACACCTCCTCGCAGTGCAAAATCAGGGTTAGTCCACTTTGAAGAGATGTTCAAAACATTAGGCACAGGCCAAGTTGCATCGCTTATTGGTCGCTACTATGCAATGGACCGAGATAACCGCTGGGATCGTGTGTCACAAGCTTATGAGCTTATTACCGAAGGGAAGGGACTGCATACTGTAGCTACTGCCGTTGAAGGTATTGAAGCCGCTTACGCTCGTGATGAGAATGACGAGTTTGTTGGTAGCACAGTGATCCCCGATGCTAATGGCAACATAGCCAAGTTAGCAGACAACGATGCACTCATTTTCATGAACTTCCGTGCCGACCGTGCTCGACAAATTACCCGCAGTTTTGTGAATGCAGATTTTGATGGCTTTGAACGCGCAGTTACTCCTAATGCGCATTTTGTGATGCTAACCGAATACGCTGCAGATATTGACGCTGCTATCGCTTACCCATCGACGGACTTGGTCAACACCTTAGGTGAAACCCTGCAAGATCAAAATATGACCCAGCTACGCATTTCGGAAACGGAAAAGTATGCTCATGTCACTTTCTTCTTCAACGGTGGTAAAGAGGAACCTTTCAAAGGCGAAGACCGTATCTTAGTTCAATCTCCAAAAGTAGCGACTTATGATCTACAGCCAGAGATGAGCTCTACAGAGCTTACCGACAAACTCGTTGCTGCGATCGAATCGACTGACTACGACGTGATTATTTGTAACTACCCGAATGGCGATATGGTTGGTCATACTGGTAACTTTGATGCTGCGGTTAAAGCCTGTGAAGCGGTTGACAGCTGTTTGGGGCGGGTTGTTGAAGCACTAGATAAAGTGGGGGGTGAGTGCTTAATTACAGCCGATCACGGTAATGCTGAGCAGATGACTGATGAAGCAACTGGCCAAGCACATACCGCACACACCAGCGAATTGGTACCGCTTATCTATGTTGGCCGTGACGCAGATATAGAAAAAGGCGGTCGTTTGAGTGATTTAGCGCCGACTATGTTAACCTTGATGGGACGAGAAGTGCCTGAAGAGATGACAGGCCGAGCGATAATTAAACTCAAAGAGTAA
- a CDS encoding rhodanese-like domain-containing protein, with protein MQEYMEFFKANPMLSLAWVGLFVGLIVMVFKSSVSKVKNVNHQEATLLMNKQSAKVVDVRGKEEFKKGHIVDAVNLPLADIKNNQLGTLENAKGSPIIMVCNAGMTSSQAAQLMVKHGFENVNNLKGGMGEWQSNNLPVSKSKR; from the coding sequence ATGCAAGAATATATGGAATTTTTTAAAGCAAACCCGATGTTAAGTTTAGCCTGGGTTGGTTTATTCGTTGGACTCATCGTTATGGTGTTTAAATCTAGCGTATCAAAAGTTAAAAATGTGAATCATCAAGAAGCGACATTGCTGATGAACAAGCAAAGTGCGAAGGTTGTTGATGTACGCGGAAAAGAAGAGTTTAAGAAGGGTCATATTGTTGATGCCGTTAACCTTCCTTTAGCGGATATAAAAAATAATCAGCTCGGTACCCTTGAAAACGCAAAAGGCAGTCCCATTATAATGGTATGCAACGCTGGCATGACTTCGTCTCAAGCGGCTCAACTGATGGTTAAACATGGTTTTGAAAACGTGAATAACTTGAAAGGTGGTATGGGTGAATGGCAGTCAAATAACTTGCCTGTTTCAAAGAGCAAAAGATAG